The DNA region GCACCCCGCGCACCCGCGACCGCATGTTCACGTCATCGAGCATGTTGTTCACTTCGCGCTGCTCGGGGACGAGCGTCCGCAACAGGGCGAGCGACGAGCGATAGGCGGCGACGCGCTTCTGCACGTCTTCCACCGACTCACGGGTCAGGTCGCGCTTGGCGACATCGATCTTGGTCTGCAGCGTCTTGATCGAATCGGCGATCGAATCGGCGTGCATCTCGCGCGCATGCAGGCCGGTCATGTGCACCATTGACAGGCCGTCGCCGGTGTAGGCGATGTAGCCGATGGCGATCGCGATGATCGCGAGCAGGACTGTGGTGGTTCTCGAAGATTCGCCCATGGTTACCTCACCGTCGATTCTAGGATCGGCACGGTCTGGACCTGGGTCGAATCGGCGCGCGTGAAGGTCGCCTGCACGGTGAAGGCGGTGAGCGGACGATTGCTCCGGTCGATCACCGTTTCGGTCTTGACCGGCACCACGTTGGTGAGCCAGTGCGAATCACCGAGCCGGCGCAGGAACGCGGTGTAGTTCTGCAGATCGCTGGTCTGGCCGGCGATGAGCACGGTGACCGGCGCGTTGCCGAGGGTATCGGCCGGGACCGAGACCTGCGAGACGCTGGTCAGCCAGGTGAACTCCGGCATCGCGCCCGAGATCTCGTCGAGGATGTGCGACCAGGTGTAGCGCGCCTGGTCGACCGATGAAATCGTGCCGATCTGCGCCAGGATCGAGTCGCGGACCCCTTCTTCCTTGCGCTTCTCGGCGGTGAACGTCTGGTATCGCTGATACTCGTCATGGGTCTTCTGCATCTCGGGCTCGAGCGCGTGGAGACGCGACGAGGTGTGCAGGTACATCGCGCCAATCACGCCGGCGACGAGCACCCACGCCCCGATGGCGACCGCCGGTCCCGGTTCCTTGATGCGCGAGCCGAGGCCGCGAAGCTTCTCGCCGAATCCGGCGAAGGCGCTCCCCTTGGCGGATTGCCGCCGGGCGCCAGGCTTGAGATTGATGTTGATCACGGGCGGTTCCTCATGCGACAGACCGCAGGGCGAGACCGACAGGAAGCATGAGCAGCGGCGACACTTCGTCGACGTTGAGTCCGTCGAAGGCACCTGGAGCGACGTCGAGGCGTTCGATGGCGTGGGCCGGCGTCACCGGCACGCGGAGACGATCGGAGAGTACCGCCGCGATCCCCGGGACGCGCGATCCGCCGCCGGTGACGTAAAGGCGTGACAGCGACCCGACCGGCCGGTTGGACGTCTGCAGGAACGCTGCGGCGCGCTCGATGCCGAGGGCCATCTCCTCACCGCGCGTCGCGACGTGCGGCGCGAGGGCCGGATCGGGATCGGTACCGCGCACCACGCGATCGGCGGCGTCGGCGGCAAGGCCGCGCTCACGCTGCAGATCCTCGCGCAGCCGGCGGACTCCGATGGGAAGATCACGGGTGAGGACGGGGACGCCGTCCTCGAGCAGGTTCACCGTCGTCGTCTCGTGGCCGACATTCGCCAGCGCCACCACGCCGCGCATCGCGTCGGGATAGTTGCGCTCGAAGGCGTTGTGCAGGGCGAAGGCGTCGACATCGATGATGCTGGCGTCGAGTCCGATCTCGCCGAGCAGGGTGAGCTTCGATTCGACCAGTTCCCGCTTCGCCGCGACGAGAAGCACCTGCATCTGCAGGCCGTCACCGTCGGGGTCGAGGATCTGGAAGTCGAGCTCCACGTTTTCGGGATCGAACGGGACGT from Gemmatimonadales bacterium includes:
- the pilO gene encoding type 4a pilus biogenesis protein PilO, which gives rise to MGESSRTTTVLLAIIAIAIGYIAYTGDGLSMVHMTGLHAREMHADSIADSIKTLQTKIDVAKRDLTRESVEDVQKRVAAYRSSLALLRTLVPEQREVNNMLDDVNMRSRVRGVRMTSFQPVAPQPGPAPFDTYAYQFSVVGHYHQVAEFLTDIASLRRIMVPGDVKLAGASMQQARAFGDTTSLLEAHFTVRTYVKSATAGDSTSGDSTHGN
- a CDS encoding PilN domain-containing protein, whose amino-acid sequence is MININLKPGARRQSAKGSAFAGFGEKLRGLGSRIKEPGPAVAIGAWVLVAGVIGAMYLHTSSRLHALEPEMQKTHDEYQRYQTFTAEKRKEEGVRDSILAQIGTISSVDQARYTWSHILDEISGAMPEFTWLTSVSQVSVPADTLGNAPVTVLIAGQTSDLQNYTAFLRRLGDSHWLTNVVPVKTETVIDRSNRPLTAFTVQATFTRADSTQVQTVPILESTVR
- the pilM gene encoding type IV pilus assembly protein PilM yields the protein MALFPRSRSTVGLDIGSGYIKAVIINHASGQPVLEKVALARVADDAIVEGEVMDPTLVAEAVRKLLDDTQVKAKEVVVGVGGRDVIIKKIQMDRMKDAEAREVIRWEADQHVPFDPENVELDFQILDPDGDGLQMQVLLVAAKRELVESKLTLLGEIGLDASIIDVDAFALHNAFERNYPDAMRGVVALANVGHETTTVNLLEDGVPVLTRDLPIGVRRLREDLQRERGLAADAADRVVRGTDPDPALAPHVATRGEEMALGIERAAAFLQTSNRPVGSLSRLYVTGGGSRVPGIAAVLSDRLRVPVTPAHAIERLDVAPGAFDGLNVDEVSPLLMLPVGLALRSVA